Within the Cyprinus carpio isolate SPL01 chromosome B18, ASM1834038v1, whole genome shotgun sequence genome, the region ATATAGTATATCTGCAGTTAATCTCAGATTATGTGATGACATATTTGCCTGTGTTTGGTCCAACAGATCTGGAGTGTGCGGATGTTCCCTTATTAACTCCAGGAAGTAAAGAAATGATGTCACAGGCTCTTTTGGCCACATTCAGCGGCTTCACCAGGGAGCAACAGCGGCTCTCCATCCCAAAAGGTCCAACTCTACAGCACTTCCATCTAAATAAAAACACTCTCTAACAACTCTCTAGAGTAATTCCTgtagctctctttctctctctctctttaaggGAAAGTTCCTGGCTCAGTATTCTGTAGCACTAGGCTGTTTTTGAAATGACCACAATCAGATGGCCTAAAAAGAGATCTTGCTAGATAGGCACATGGCACTCTGAAGCGGCAGAGGTTATGAATTATGCTTCCCAAACTATGTCAGACCGCAGGATGGCTTTACTTGCTGTGTCTGGAGAGGCAGAAGTCTGTGTCTGTCTGGAAATAGCAGTTGTGGAGGGCATGCACAgtagagagacacacacacagagtgagagagtgagagagtgagagagagtgagagagtgagagagagagagagagagagagagagagagagagagagagagagagagagagttggtgtGTGGGTCTGTAGGCTAAAATTACAGCTGTTTCAGTTCCTCTCATCATGGTATCAAATTTATAGCGAAATCAGCTGATAATTTCACACAAGCCACTGGACCTGTGACTAAAATATTGCATGCACCAGCACTACAAGCAAACAATATTAGTGTCTTGATAGTTAATGGGCATACTTGCTTAAACATTTTTGTAGTCGATCATGAAACAGAAACATactgtttctttctttaataTGATGCAATCTGtacaatatatgtaataaaataattgcatcTGTCTCTTTCTGTTCTCTAGACCCCCGTGAGTGGACAGAGGCCCACGTTAGAGAATGGTTGACCTGGACAGTAAACGAGTTCAGTCTGAAGAATGTGGACTTCCATAAGTTCACCATGGACGGGGCCAATCTCTGCGCGCTGGGCAAAGAGAGATTCCTGGATCTGGCACCAGACTTTGTGGGTGACATCCTCTGGGAGCATTTAGAGATGCTGCAGAAAGGTAGACATCCTCACAGCCTCATGAAAGACACCAATCATCAACCACTCTTATTGTActatcattgagatactgttatcatttttctgttttcattttaattttagagaattttgtgattttgttgtgtttttgtaatttttattatgattttttttttgaatatatctgtatttttaagttttagttttagctatttaAGCACTAAAAATAGCTAGAAATGAGAAATGGTGCGTTGACAACtagctaaaattatatatatatatatatatatatatatatatatatatatatatatatgtatatatatttacatttatttatatatatatatatgtatatttcagttcatatttattttacttcatttatatatatatatattatatatatatatatatatatatatatatatatatatatatatatatatatatatatatatatatatatatatatatatatagttaatggTTTTAACCCTGTCTTcagtaaattgtttttaatttatttttatgagtaatataaattttaattaatattatattcatatttattcaattattttaatgtatacatattttttttattaattatatgaatcattgtagtattaatatattttaattcatttattttaattgtatttatttagttatgccCACTATAGTtcattcatctaaaaaaaaaaaaaaaaaaaaaaacacttttgaaactttttttgtaacatcGTTTATTAAAATCTGATTACAAATAGAAAATCATAAAATGCGCTATGAATTTATTATTGTATGTCCGAATGAGCAGCTGCTTTGCGATAAATACTTCAACTTAGAAACCTCACACATTAATATAGAATTgatgtattgtatgtattgtagATGTATTGTAGTCACAGGTGTGAGTATATCCAAAACTCTAAATACAGATCATCCCATTCGAATTTCGAGCTGTAATGGTATTTATAAAGTGACTTTTACAAGCGCGTAAGATACAGTGCAGTAAATCATCTTTAGCAGATTTTATCATCTAGATTTTATAATGTGTGCTGTGATTTTTCATGTCAAATCCTGGAAGCATGTATGAGGTTTCACATTTTGAAAGCCTGTAAAGTAAATTCCACTCAGACATATCAAAGCAGTTTCTGTTGCACTACCTCGCACAATCTAATCTGTTACCCAGCAAGCTCAGCTCTGAAAGTGTGCATGGGTTCAGTGATGTGTGTTGTTTTCTTCACACAAGACCCGAAGCATTTCCCTGTCAACGGTCTGACCTCCAGTTTCCAGGAATCCCGCTACCCCTCCGAATACTACTTCAGTGAGTATCGGTCATCACTACACGTTCAGCACTTTAGTCATGACTCTACTAGATGCTGTCTGTAAGTGAAGACAGTTAAGGAAATCCTTTTTCACTTAACACCTGCCTTAAAGGAAAAGTTAATTCATCAAATGTCTGTATTAACTTACACTTATGTCATTCAATTCTTACTATAGTAATACAGAAAGAGTTGTTGCTGTAAAGCTAAGTACTAGAAAAGCATCTTGAAAGTCTGAATTCATACAAAGTGATACTGTACATGACTTTGAAATGTAATAGGGATGCAGTGACATTAAAACtgattattattttcttgttattatcaatcaTGTTGCTGATGTTAATTATTTGTCTAAATTGTCTAAAATCAGTCAATTTAGTGAATGttgcatcacaacattataatatacagtattggaaatgtataaatattttatatttgttaattattagtAACAATATGAATTTAAAGTAAGAAATAGATGATTGCAGAAGTACTCCAAATGTTAATCATGAAATAAActcaattaaaaatcaaatattgaCCGATACATTACATAATCTCTAATTTTAACCGATATTGTATACCGATATTGTAACCGATACATCACGCATTACTAAATTGAAGTCATTATTGACTGAGAATCTTTACCTCCACTGCAGATCTCATATCAAACATGGTGACTGTAGTGTAGATTAGtgcagattaattaattaaagcctTAACTAATTACTAATGACCAAACATAATCACATCATTTTGTAGTGCAGACAACAATTTTtcagtatcactgatatactattatagtttttgttgatattctgaattatatatattgatttttgttattttatttttctgtttttgttttttaattttagatacattttttgtattttttatttttgtctttatagattttattaagttttagttttagttatttagttcttcaaaaaaaaatgttttggcatctagctgatttttttatttatttttttttatttcagataatctTTATCTAATTACATttcatgaatttgtttttatttttagttagttaataataataataataataataataataatagccctGGTGCCGATAGTCTTTGGTCACTATGTCATTTTATGGAAAAGGTCtatgcaaatactttttttttttttttaattaaaatttgtctTTTCTTTGTCATTCTTTCCTCCAGACTATGGCATTGAACATCCTCAGTGTGTCCCTCCGTCAGAATACTCCGAGCCGAGCTTCATCACAGAGTCCTACCAGACCCTCCACCCGATCAGCTCAGAAGACCTGCTGTCGCTCAAATACGAGAGCGAGTATCCAAACGTGATACTGCGAGACACGCCTCTAAATCCACTGCAGGGAGACTATTTTTCAGTCAAACAGGAAGTTGTGTCACCTGACAACATGTGTGTGGGTCGCATTAGCAGAGGTGAGTATGGGCCAAAGGTCATGTGTTTCAATGCAAATGAAACCGCGTTCATGTGAGGTCTAGATTAATACAGCATAAACGTTCGGGAGGTGAAAGCTAATTCCTCTCATCTTAGATGCATGTTTATGATCTCCCATCGGGGCTTACATTGATCCCCATCGCCCCCACAGTGATCAGCAGTGTTGTCTCCGAAACACCGCTCTCATCTCGCATTTCTGCAGTTATGCACTCATTGCCAGGGAATGAAGTAGACCGTTGGGTTTATTTGTGGTTCTATCTTACACCATCTCgagaaaaaggagagaaaaacaaAGCTGTTTGCTTCAAAGTGAGAGATGTTTGAAGCCACAGAGCGCTGGTAGCCGTCTTTTGTGTCAAGGCGACCGTGTGAGGTTACGTTACTGGGGTACGAGGTGTTTTTGTGAACCTAAGGTTCTCGTAAGGAGCGAGAGTAAAGCGTGAAAAGAGCGTTCCGGTTTCTCATGAAGTAACTTTACCTCGCGTATGTCTGGTTTCGCTCCCACTCGTTGAATAAACCCCTCCTGTCTAACCATTGTGCAGCTGAACAAATGATCGCGATTTGGATTGAACGTTGAGATTTGTTAAAGTCGCTTGTATATTTTTGAACAACACAGAGATTTGGGTTTTCGCCCCCTAGGTACGCACTGTGGACTAAATCCCAGCTGTGTTTTTCCTGTGTGGGAAAGTATTTGTGGTGCCACCAAACTCGCATGTGGCTTCAATTTTTCAATTGAGGATTTCAGGATCAGTCCCAGCTCTGTATTATCTTTCATTCTGTAATTGACATTCAATCGAGACCGGCCTTTTATCTCCAACTTGGCCAAAAATAGAAAAgcaatttgttttgattttcttcCAATTAGAGAAAACCCAAATATTTCCACATGGAAATTGTGTAAGAGAAACACAGTGTGGTGTGGACCAGTTCTGGATCTTTCCACGTGGTTGGGTCTAGACTGCTTGTGAACTTCTCTAGCTGGTGTAGCTGCCAAACTTTACACCTTCTGTAACCAAAGACACTGGGTTCATGGGTAGAAATTAAGGCCAAGCCTCATTTATAAAAGACACATACAATCTGATTTGATCCTAAATTCCACAAAGTTTATGCTATGTTGTACATTTGTACATTCATATTTAGGAACATTTcagtgtttatattattattagtgctgtcaaacaatacataatataattatatacataataaatatacacaacacacacatgtactatgtaaacaaaaactgttattttggatgcaattaatcatttgacagcactaattattatattttacatttttattttgttatgtgtgtgtctctatatagattatatatatatatatatatatatatatatatatatatatatatatatatatatatatatatatatatatatatatatatatatatatatatcaggtttaattgttttttttacatcaacttacatttattttatttcatttagcatttttaattttggtttagtTTAAGTTAGCTATAATGGAACTACATACATACTACTGTTATAcgcttttatttacttattttggagatatttagaagaatgtgcATGCTCCTCTTTTCCATAAAACATGCATCAGATCAAAACACTGTCTGTTTGAATATGTGGAATGAACATTGACTGTGAATGATGTTTAATAACAGTGAAATCTCTGTCGCAGGTAAGCTGGGAGGTCAAGATTCGTTTGAGAGCATTGACAGTTTCGAGAGCTGCGACAGACTGACGCAGTCCTGGAGTAGTCAGTCGTCATTCAACAGCCTACAGAGAGTTCCCTCCTACGACAGCTTCGACTCGGAGGACTATCCCACTGCACTGCACGGACACAAACAAAAGGGTACCTTCAAAGACTACGTACGAGAGCGCTCGGACCTCAGCAAGGACAAACCGGTCATCCCGGCGGCTGCGCTCGCTGGCTACACAGGTCAGCATTACCCCGGATTCAATCATTCACCGCTCATGTCCACAACCTACTCGTGCAATTAACCCAAATGAGTCAGAATTCAAATAAGCACAAGACCGAAAGCCAGTGCCTCGAGTCATAGCCTAGTTTGACAATCATACACAAGACCAGCAACAAAAACTTTACAGAAGTTAGTACTTTTATACTATTAAAAAAGATGTTGAGCATGGTACAGTGGTATTATGTTGTATggtaatacaatgttttttgaacatgtaCCATGTGCTGACATGGTATCCTTTAAAGTATGACCATACCATATtattaccatggtattctttaaaGTACCATGAAATACCACGtaaatatgatatcaaataccagatcttatattatttatgatattatatactATATCATATAAAAAAGCTGTAATCTATATATCAGAAATCGTATGATACTGAATATTATATAACACACcatatcatatactgtatatatcatatCAACAACCATTTGATATTATTGCACgtataatgaataatattatatGTCATATTAAATACCATATCATGCATAAAGCATCAAAAAGGCATGTCATGTTATTCCATATATGATATCataaatcatatattattatattttatatcacgTACCATATCATATTATGTGTTATTCCATTTATGatataatagattacattatatataatattgtatacaCCATCATATACTGTATACCATATCATATTAAAAACCACGTCATTCTatgtatcatattttaaataatgcatgccATATTGTATAGCTAATACCATATCATATCAAAAACGTTATTCCGTGTAGCATAAGttaaattatatatcaaattGCATACcatatcatataaaaaaacatgttccttatatcacaaattatatttatatatatatatatatatatatatcatgttgcAATACCATATAATATATTCCATATATCAAATGCATATGATGTTacttcatatatattatatcaaatagCACACGATGATTTATCccatatcatattttaaatactCTATACCATATCATATCAAAGAATGTTATTCAATATATCATAAGtcatataagtatatatcttattGCATACCATATCATATCAAAAAGCAGATGATATGTTATTCCttatatcataaattatatatgatatatggaATATATCAAAAAGCATATGATGTTACTTCATATATCATATGATGTTTTTCAATATATATGATATCATGTGCCGAATCATAAACATACAGTGACAAATGAAATATGTAtgacaaaaaagtaataatttggaATCACACGTTTTTGCATGAGTCTCTAATGGAGACGTCTCGTCTCATGTTGCTGCCGGATCGGTGAAGACGAGTCGTGCACCAGTTTTGAATGCATTGGTGCACTTGGTAACCGCAGAGCCACATTTGTTACATGACTGTAAGAGagtcatggcagtgtttttgtgAGCGGCTCGTGTACCAGCAAACATGCCACACCCCGGCCTCTACACATCAAAACACACGTTCCTTCCCTCCCTGCCACCAGCTCTCCGTTTCTTTCTCTGCTGTTTTCATCTCGTACTCCTTATCTGAGGCCCACATCTCAACCCATTTCCAGGTCGTCTTGGCAACAGAGGGTGCAGCACAAAGTGATAGCAGCCCTGTGCACTTAAGATGAGAGCTCCTTTATCGGCCCATCTTCGAGGGGCTTTTTAAACCTTGTTCCATACATCTCGAACCTACCTGAAAAACACTTCCCTACCgttaaaaaaagaacacacacacaccggccgAACTCActatgtgtatttctattttggGAAGCTAAGGTTTCTTTGAACATGTAACGCACCGTTTTGCCTGTACCTGTACCTGAATTCTCCATACTAGACCCGAGCCCAAAAATCGAGACGTAATAGTCATATTTCCCGTAAGAGATGGTAAAATGcgtttgtttttgtatatgtgCACATGCATGAGGAATACTGCAAAACATATTTCTATAATGGACAGAACTACCTGTTTTTATGAGTGTCACCGCAGCGTCAACACAACAGCCTTCAGAGTTCAGAGATGAGGTAGATAAAGCCAGCAAGTGACAAAAAAGATCTATTTGCTCGCAGAGCTCTGAGGTTTCGTGTTTGTCATCATTAATCACATACGCACGTACAAATCCATCAGATCTGTGAGGAGAGCAGCACAACCACAGTACCGCAACACTTTCTTCAGCGAAGGCTGATTTTTTACTTTACAGGGCGGCTTCTTATAAAGACGCACGCacacattaaagggacagttcacctagaaaaataaaactctgtcgtcatttactcgtAGACCACAAAGGGACGTttagaagaatgttcatgctgtatttgttgtttttcatataGTGTAAGTGATTGGGGACTGGGTGGTCAAGCACCaaaacaaatgtcaaaaaagcaacacaaaagtGGCATAAAATAGTTCATATGACAATGTGTGGCAGTCCAATTCTTCTGAAACCGTATGATAACTTTGTCTGATTTGAAAACACTCAAGAACCAATTACATTTGGCATTACTGACTACTACTTTGTTAGcactttacaatattactgtattaactAACAATGGGCAATATTTCtaccatttattaatctttgttaacttTTGTTTAATACAAATACAACTGTCCATTGCTAGTTCAGGTCTATTTAataacaacttttgattttaacaatgtattaTATGTCAAATTttcatgaactaagattaataaagtatttttcattgtaagttcatgttaactaatgtaaataaatgggaccttattgtaaaacgTTACCTTTACTTTTATGTACTTTGGATAttggtcaccatttactttcattatgtgGAAAAGTCAAGCGTGAGCATTttgctaaaaatcttcttttgtgtttcatggagcAACAGAAAGAGTGAGTATTCTAATTCacacaaaactatttattttagggTGATCTATCATTTCAAGCTCAGTGTTAGCAATCCAAGTTTTCAGAAATCCTCACCTTTGCTTGCTGTAATCATGCACTCACTTCAAGCAAAGTGGccttaatgtacttttaaagctTTGCTGAAAGTCCGCGGTGGATTTGTCTGTCAGTCTGAGGGTTTGGTTCAGGCGTGTAGAGGACAGACCGATTGCTTTCCATTCCCGGCCTCTTTGGGTCTGATGAGGGTGTGTTACAGTAGCCGAGCTTATggaatgtgttttaatgcatttaccTACATAAACAGATTACTACATTGATCCAGATGAGTGATTTTAGTAATTCATATGTTtagatggagacagagagaggcagacagacagagggagagagttAGAATGAACTGTTGAACTGTTGATGAGATAATCTGTTTCAGAAATGCATtagtgttttattgcattatcGGCAAGGATATTTTTAGCTGGATGTAACACGCAGTggggaattcactaagaatgaattgTGCCTGCTGTTATCGCCATGTATTTCGCATGTGTGTTGCTTTCCCGCCCAGTGCACCAAAGGAATGATACAGATTAGGTAACTGAATAAATGTAGCATACAGTCTATGCTTAACGTAATTATGTCACATTATTACTTTACATTATGTGACATAATGTATCTTCTGTCTTCAGAATAATGCGCTAATCTAAAATAAGCCCTGAAAGCATAGCAATTAATTAGTgttgcaccaatattaaaattctgccagatttttatattttactttattttattttattttattttattttattttattttattttattttattttattttattttattttattattattttattattttattttattttattttattttattttattttattttattttattactcattcaatttatttatttgttttttcctgatgacccaaaaaatgaaagtgaTTAAAATTATATGctaccatttaaataaataaataaatacttaaatacatatttaaaatacattgtatattttattttattgctgataAACAGTACAATAATAGGATTAAATTTCTACAtactaatttgtttaaataaattgataatacAATTTTGAATTTAGGCATCAAGACATTAAATTATacagaatgaaaataaatcttgtgatttttttttttttttttttttttttttttttgatttatattgattttgctttgaaatgatctaaatataaaaataggggaaatgagcatgcacaattaattaTCCAATATTGATAGCCCACTgacaaatgattttttattttttatttttttcagtattgccAATTGATAATCAATATGGTACCTATATATTCTGCATCCCTACAGTAGCAGGACTTCTGCAGGGAATTGAGAGTCTCTCTTCTTTTCACTCTTGTTTTGCAGAAGGTGTGATATGAAATGACGGTTCATTTTAATGCACACAAACCACAAGATGAATAAAAAGCAAAGCTTATCTAAACGGGTGCACAAGCTGCTCTGCTGCTGCCTACACGCTGTGAAGCCCTTGCAGGATAGATCTCGCGCTATAGGTCAACACGACCACATAAACCCTTCACGCTAGTCCTTATATCACTTCTCACTATCAAatgcattaagatgttttaatatttcaaatgtctCCTTAAATATGTCATTGTGCAGAGAGGCTAAAGTCTTTAAAGTTGACCCTGGCACGGTTAGGGGCGAATGCGATGTTGGAGCCTGTGAGAAAAGCCTCTTGGTTTGCAGATGTCCGCCAAGGGCTTcactctctcacacccacacagtCTTTCACACACATGTCGACATCACACACATGTGTGCTTTCAGATACACCCGGGCGACATGCAGACATATACATCATGGCCTTCGTGATCAAACACATTTATCCACCAGATATTTAGCCTTGGGGCAAAATCCAAATGATGTCAGTGCTTTGGAATTCACATAAAGAGTCCAAAGCTCAAGTAGGACATGCAGTCTGAGCAGTAGCCAGTCAATACTCCATTGTGTCTCAGCCATCTCTGTTTTCATGCAGAGTGACATAAAACTAATGGCATGCGAAACTCAGTTTGGACCGGGATACAAATACGTACTTAATGCACTAATACAGTAGGAAATCTAGAACTGAAAAATCGAGAATGGTAATAACATGCTTCTTTGATGTGTGATTCATGTATGTGGTACTGAGATTTTGTTACTGTATTAAGTGGTGTTGTTGTGTCTCTGTTCAGGCAGCGGACCCATTCAACTCTGGCAGTTTCTGTTGGAGCTCTTGACAGACAAATCCTGCCAGTCCTTCATCAGCTGGACTGGAGACGGCTGGGAGTTCAAGCTTTCCGACCCTGATGAGGTGAGCGCTTATACAGTAAACATACTGCCGGTGTAGTGGGGAGGGTAAGACTccaaaaaaggggggaaaaagtactctatttttttttttttataaaaataaataaacacacacacacacacacacacacacacactctattatatatatatatatatatatatatatatatatatatatatatatatatatatatatatatatatatatatatatatatatatatatatgagagaaattaattaattaaaccattacaaatagTTGCTTAAAATGAacattgactgaaataaaatcataaacatgaatacataaactttttatttatataaatgattaaatataattattaattattaaataattattaaataaactgagccaacatttctcatttagaagAGAAAACTCAGATTACTTTATGCGCTAATGTAACtcaaagtataataaaaaaaataataataataataaaaaaaatgtataaaatgaatttttttttaaatatatatataaaaaaattacatttaaaatattaataaaaactataatatttcaGTGATACTGTAATAACACTGGCACTATAGTAATagcttaatatatatttaaaaaacattgacatACTAAAATATCATGGTACAATTTGGAAATCATGTGGTATAACAGATTGaacaatatgtatttttacatttacacttaatatttattttttacaattaataccATGGCAATAACAgacaataaaggttttttttttttttttttttttttttaagctcatattatcaatatttattaaaaaatataaatagaaatataaaaatatatcactaaaatatatgcatttaatgcagattttaaataatgtgtgtgtagCTGGTTGCTGTTCTTCACACACCAACCACACGGTGCTATTTATCAGTTCGATCGCTCTTTCTCTAGTAGCATGTGTTACAGTGGCTATACATTGGTACCACCACTGCAAGATGCAAATGATCGTATGAACAGTGTGTGTTCATGCTCCTGACCTGTGTCTCTCTGACCTGTAGGTGGCACGCAGATGGGGCAAGAGGAAAAACAAGCCCAAGATGAACTACGAGAAGCTGAGTCGTGGTTTGCGCTACTACTACGACAAAAACATCATCCACAAGACGTCCGGCAAGCGCTACGTCTACCGCTTTGTGTGTGACTTGAAAAGCCTGCTGGGATACACTCCCGAAGAGCTGCACACCATGTTAGACGTGAAGCCCGACGCGGATGAGTAAACTTCGGActttggaaataataaaaaaaggctgaaaaagtCCCTGGAAAGAAAACAGGGCGTCCATTTTTGGGTCCAATCACATTCCATCTTAACACTTAGTCGTGGTCCAGTCTTGTTTTGAGCTCACACGGGACAGCGTCAAAACATTCACCAAAGTTTAGAATCCGTAGACTTTGCGCGTCTGTATTGTTTATAGCTCTGCGGGAAGGGAAAACTCTAAGTCCAGGTAGACCCAGTAGCATAAACACCGGGAAGGAACAGAGGACAATAAGATGGACATTTCTTGGACTGAACGCTCCTGTTATTAAACACGTTGCCAAAATTAGAGACAAGAGGAATATCGCAGAAATATTTACGATTGAGTTACTTACTGTTTCTGTCTCCTTGCATACCCAACCACGAGGAAGAGTTCTCAGCCGGACCAAAagaacaaaaagtgttttattttttttaatattgtttcttAAAGATCTATATGTGTCAGTATTAATTTGTCGTATTGC harbors:
- the LOC109045490 gene encoding protein C-ets-1 isoform X1, with translation MHTVAVWVSGHLLDVESAEWFWRSAVIGEGGTPASALYPSSPKTSQVQTAADSQPTANSLQRLQQTTASSTAAPAHRMSYYSDPVSFCQALQPPDCLGVMRSSGGMAVTVVPHMQPPAVCHPQNPAPPRPLYGQHITLQEVPNGPELSPSDLECADVPLLTPGSKEMMSQALLATFSGFTREQQRLSIPKDPREWTEAHVREWLTWTVNEFSLKNVDFHKFTMDGANLCALGKERFLDLAPDFVGDILWEHLEMLQKEDPKHFPVNGLTSSFQESRYPSEYYFNYGIEHPQCVPPSEYSEPSFITESYQTLHPISSEDLLSLKYESEYPNVILRDTPLNPLQGDYFSVKQEVVSPDNMCVGRISRGKLGGQDSFESIDSFESCDRLTQSWSSQSSFNSLQRVPSYDSFDSEDYPTALHGHKQKGTFKDYVRERSDLSKDKPVIPAAALAGYTGSGPIQLWQFLLELLTDKSCQSFISWTGDGWEFKLSDPDEVARRWGKRKNKPKMNYEKLSRGLRYYYDKNIIHKTSGKRYVYRFVCDLKSLLGYTPEELHTMLDVKPDADE
- the LOC109045490 gene encoding protein C-ets-1 isoform X2, with translation MHTVAVWVSGHLLDVESAEWFWRSAVIGEGGTPASALYPSSPKTSQVQTAADSQPTANSLQRLQQTTASSTAAPAHRMSYYSDPVSFCQALQPPDCLGVMRSSGGMAVTVVPHMQPPAVCHPQNPAPPRPLYGQHITLQEVPNGPELSPSDLECADVPLLTPGSKEMMSQALLATFSGFTREQQRLSIPKDPREWTEAHVREWLTWTVNEFSLKNVDFHKFTMDGANLCALGKERFLDLAPDFVGDILWEHLEMLQKDPKHFPVNGLTSSFQESRYPSEYYFNYGIEHPQCVPPSEYSEPSFITESYQTLHPISSEDLLSLKYESEYPNVILRDTPLNPLQGDYFSVKQEVVSPDNMCVGRISRGKLGGQDSFESIDSFESCDRLTQSWSSQSSFNSLQRVPSYDSFDSEDYPTALHGHKQKGTFKDYVRERSDLSKDKPVIPAAALAGYTGSGPIQLWQFLLELLTDKSCQSFISWTGDGWEFKLSDPDEVARRWGKRKNKPKMNYEKLSRGLRYYYDKNIIHKTSGKRYVYRFVCDLKSLLGYTPEELHTMLDVKPDADE
- the LOC109045490 gene encoding protein c-ets-1-B isoform X3, producing the protein MSALALSGRLFLIQASSTAAPAHRMSYYSDPVSFCQALQPPDCLGVMRSSGGMAVTVVPHMQPPAVCHPQNPAPPRPLYGQHITLQEVPNGPELSPSDLECADVPLLTPGSKEMMSQALLATFSGFTREQQRLSIPKDPREWTEAHVREWLTWTVNEFSLKNVDFHKFTMDGANLCALGKERFLDLAPDFVGDILWEHLEMLQKEDPKHFPVNGLTSSFQESRYPSEYYFNYGIEHPQCVPPSEYSEPSFITESYQTLHPISSEDLLSLKYESEYPNVILRDTPLNPLQGDYFSVKQEVVSPDNMCVGRISRGKLGGQDSFESIDSFESCDRLTQSWSSQSSFNSLQRVPSYDSFDSEDYPTALHGHKQKGTFKDYVRERSDLSKDKPVIPAAALAGYTGSGPIQLWQFLLELLTDKSCQSFISWTGDGWEFKLSDPDEVARRWGKRKNKPKMNYEKLSRGLRYYYDKNIIHKTSGKRYVYRFVCDLKSLLGYTPEELHTMLDVKPDADE
- the LOC109045490 gene encoding protein c-ets-1-B isoform X4, whose amino-acid sequence is MTAAVDIKPLTIIKSEKVDDLECADVPLLTPGSKEMMSQALLATFSGFTREQQRLSIPKDPREWTEAHVREWLTWTVNEFSLKNVDFHKFTMDGANLCALGKERFLDLAPDFVGDILWEHLEMLQKEDPKHFPVNGLTSSFQESRYPSEYYFNYGIEHPQCVPPSEYSEPSFITESYQTLHPISSEDLLSLKYESEYPNVILRDTPLNPLQGDYFSVKQEVVSPDNMCVGRISRGKLGGQDSFESIDSFESCDRLTQSWSSQSSFNSLQRVPSYDSFDSEDYPTALHGHKQKGTFKDYVRERSDLSKDKPVIPAAALAGYTGSGPIQLWQFLLELLTDKSCQSFISWTGDGWEFKLSDPDEVARRWGKRKNKPKMNYEKLSRGLRYYYDKNIIHKTSGKRYVYRFVCDLKSLLGYTPEELHTMLDVKPDADE
- the LOC109045490 gene encoding protein c-ets-1-B isoform X5, whose amino-acid sequence is MMSQALLATFSGFTREQQRLSIPKDPREWTEAHVREWLTWTVNEFSLKNVDFHKFTMDGANLCALGKERFLDLAPDFVGDILWEHLEMLQKEDPKHFPVNGLTSSFQESRYPSEYYFNYGIEHPQCVPPSEYSEPSFITESYQTLHPISSEDLLSLKYESEYPNVILRDTPLNPLQGDYFSVKQEVVSPDNMCVGRISRGKLGGQDSFESIDSFESCDRLTQSWSSQSSFNSLQRVPSYDSFDSEDYPTALHGHKQKGTFKDYVRERSDLSKDKPVIPAAALAGYTGSGPIQLWQFLLELLTDKSCQSFISWTGDGWEFKLSDPDEVARRWGKRKNKPKMNYEKLSRGLRYYYDKNIIHKTSGKRYVYRFVCDLKSLLGYTPEELHTMLDVKPDADE